GGGGACTACGACCAGGTCACCCGCTTCAGCGATGATCCGGTGTCCCAGGCCTTGAGCTGGCAAGACCAAGGGGCTCGCCGTCTGCACCTCGTGGATCTCGATGGTGCCCGCAGCGGTCAGCCAATCAACGATGCTGCCGTTCGTGCCATCACCGAGTCGCTTTCGATCCCTGTTCAGCTCGGCGGCGGCGTGCGTTCGGCAGATCGCGCTGAAGCACTTCTGGAATGCGGTCTCGAACGCGTCATTCTTGGGACGGTCGCGTTGGAGCAACCGGAACTTGTTGTGGAACTGGCCAACCGCCACCCCGGCAGGATCATCGTTGGCATTGATGCCAGGCACGGCAAGGTCGCCACAAGGGGATGGCTGGAAAACAGCGATACGGAAGCCACTGAACTGGCCGCACGGTTCAGTGAATCTGCGATTGCAGCCATTATCAGCACCGACATCAGCACCGATGGAACCCTTGCGGGACCCAACCTCAAGGCCCTGAGGCAAATGGCGGCTGCCAGCTCCGTGCCTGTGATCGCTTCAGGCGGAGTGGGCTGCATGGCTGACTTGCTTGCCCTGTTGGCCCTTGAACCGCTGGGTGTTGAGGGGGTGATTGTTGGACGAGCCCTCTACGACGGCCGCATCGATCTGCGAGAGGCGCTCATGGGGCTTGGCGATGGACGACTTCAGGACCCATCAACAGGACTGTTGAACGACATGGCCTGAAAGCATCATCCCGTCGGGTCGGTTTCACGGGTCTAACCTGAATTTATTACGACGACTGCCGTGGAGTCGCTGGTCGAGTCATTTCTGCCACAGGGATCCAGCGACAAGCGCACCCTTGAGGATGCCTTCGATCATTGCCGCCATCAAGGCATGCGACTCAGCCGACAGCGGCGAATGGTGCTCGACCTGCTGTGGCGAGAAGCCAGTCACCTCAGCGCCAGAGACATTTTTGAGAAACTCAACCAGCAAGGTCGGCGAATCGGCCATACCTCCGTTTATCAGAACCTTGAAGCACTTCAAAGTGCAGGTGTGATCGAGTGTCTCGATCGAGCCAGTGGTCGCCTGTACGGGTATCGCAATGATCCACACAGCCATCTCACCTGCCTGGAGACAGGTGTGATCGAAGACCTGGATGTGAAACTTCCAGACGAGCTTCTTAGAGAAATCGAACGCCGGACCGGATTCAACATCGAGTCGTACACCCTGCAGTTGAACGGTCGTCCAAGAATTGCCACTGGAGCATCCTCGCCAGTGCCGTTACCTTGACGCTCATCAGCACAGTTTCAGGGCATCGTGATCGACCAGGACCGGGAGATTCTGCTTTTCGCTCCCGATCTTCTCGGTGAAAGCCTTGCTGCGGAACTCTCCACTGACGAGCTGACACTTCGGGTCAGACGTTCGGCTGATCAACTTCAGGGTCATCCGTCACTGGTGATCTGGTCTCTGCCGTCGGAGACGCAGCCTCTGATCCTGAAGCGGGAGATCCTTCAGCTGCAACAACGCTGGACTCCTGCACCAACATTGCTGCTGTTACCCGCCGACTACAGACGTGATCCCCAGGCACTGCTCTCGTTGAACTGCGACGGCATCCTTCAGGACCCTGACCTAGCAGCCCTCAGGGAGGCGGTTCAGACCCTTCTTAACGGAGGCAGGGTGCTGAAGATCAAGCCCCATTCAGCTCACGCCTCAACCAGCGAGCAGGACCTGAGCATGGCGCAGTGGCTTCTGGTCAGTGGTCTTCAGCAGATCGGTCGAGATCTCCAGGTCATCGAAGCGCTGCTCGATCTCCCGCCTGAGCATCTTGTGATGCGACTGATGCTGGAAGGTCGTTGTCGTGAACTGCGCAGTGCCAGGAACCTGCTTCTTTGGCTCTGGGGACCTCTTCACACCGGCCTTGCTGAGGTGGTGCCGCTGCGTGATCAGAGCCAATCCTTAGAACTGACTCTGAGCAACCGGCAACCGACGGCCGTCTGGCATGCCATTCAGCAACGACTCGAAGGAGCTGTGAGCAGTGGACTGGGAAACGGCACAGGTCAGTTGCTGGCGATTGAAGGGCTTCATCCGGAACGCCGCCGTGACCTTTTGTTGGCTCTTCTGCAGCAATTGCATGAGGTTCTCTTACGTCTGCGTGGCGATGAGCTCGTCAGCACACGCGACCAGAAAGCACTGAGTGCTCGCTGGCAGTCCTTGCAGACGGAAGTGAAGCAACAGGCTTTGCGCAGCGTTGCAGGCAATTATGTGAGGCTTCCGCAGGGCGAAAATCTTGTTGCCG
Above is a window of Synechococcus sp. BIOS-E4-1 DNA encoding:
- a CDS encoding Fur family transcriptional regulator → MRLSRQRRMVLDLLWREASHLSARDIFEKLNQQGRRIGHTSVYQNLEALQSAGVIECLDRASGRLYGYRNDPHSHLTCLETGVIEDLDVKLPDELLREIERRTGFNIESYTLQLNGRPRIATGASSPVPLP
- the hisA gene encoding 1-(5-phosphoribosyl)-5-[(5-phosphoribosylamino)methylideneamino]imidazole-4-carboxamide isomerase gives rise to the protein MQIIPAIDLLGGACVRLHQGDYDQVTRFSDDPVSQALSWQDQGARRLHLVDLDGARSGQPINDAAVRAITESLSIPVQLGGGVRSADRAEALLECGLERVILGTVALEQPELVVELANRHPGRIIVGIDARHGKVATRGWLENSDTEATELAARFSESAIAAIISTDISTDGTLAGPNLKALRQMAAASSVPVIASGGVGCMADLLALLALEPLGVEGVIVGRALYDGRIDLREALMGLGDGRLQDPSTGLLNDMA
- a CDS encoding DUF3685 domain-containing protein, with the translated sequence MIDQDREILLFAPDLLGESLAAELSTDELTLRVRRSADQLQGHPSLVIWSLPSETQPLILKREILQLQQRWTPAPTLLLLPADYRRDPQALLSLNCDGILQDPDLAALREAVQTLLNGGRVLKIKPHSAHASTSEQDLSMAQWLLVSGLQQIGRDLQVIEALLDLPPEHLVMRLMLEGRCRELRSARNLLLWLWGPLHTGLAEVVPLRDQSQSLELTLSNRQPTAVWHAIQQRLEGAVSSGLGNGTGQLLAIEGLHPERRRDLLLALLQQLHEVLLRLRGDELVSTRDQKALSARWQSLQTEVKQQALRSVAGNYVRLPQGENLVAVADQLVDRTDLRQSDDELPDPQTMLASLVLDQPVLVDGQLLPSDDPRALLQLETLISNWLVRTAELIGSELLGICGEWPELRRYLLQQDLISTRELERLRNQLNSQSRWQDWIERPIRLYESRRLLFSLKTGRIEPLLLTEPRDEELRRLRWWQQQVALIVEARDAIAPQVQALVKRLGDLMVVVLTQVVGRAIGLIGRGIAQGMGRSLGRS